The following proteins are encoded in a genomic region of Musa acuminata AAA Group cultivar baxijiao chromosome BXJ2-11, Cavendish_Baxijiao_AAA, whole genome shotgun sequence:
- the LOC135626915 gene encoding uncharacterized protein LOC135626915: protein MGLDHWTLEAVTMDAGFPSVWGFHESMEELKHKLLCTTSELEALRANAKEEIRKRAENIDQLIRLLQVIAHERDVARDQLQLLLSKISQPNTGEYSPTQTRGSCSVTESDSLSATPNHHSYGRGGASPGSPELPSINMGVPQQQKYDRASAIIDGLAMKRPLPRKGKLLQAVLEAGPLLQTVLLAGPLPQWRNPPPLQQFQVPPVAAVRLHNASLFDEKIVPDQINSAVLNISGGTGSFTTKRTMASPCMGSYDTWNVKRQKTQCT from the exons ATGGGTTTGGATCATTGGACTCTCGAAGCGGTCACCATGGATGCTGGCTTTCCTTCCGTCTGGGGTTTTCATGAG AGCATGGAGGAATTGAAGCACAAGCTTCTGTGCACCACCTCGGAGCTGGAAGCGCTGCGGGCCAACGCCAAGGAGGAGATACGGAAGAGGGCGGAGAACATCGATCAGTTGATCCGCCTCCTCCAAGTGATCGCCCACGAGAGAGATGTGGCCAGGgatcaacttcagcttctgctcaGCAAGATCTCGCAGCCTAACACGGGGGAGTACTCCCCCACCCAGACTCGAGGGAGCTGCAGCGTGACCGAGTCCGACAGCCTCTCGGCGACTCCCAACCATCATTCCTACGGCCGCGGCGGCGCATCTCCTGGTTCCCCTGAACTGCCGAGCATCAACATGGGCGTCCCGCAGCAGCAAAAGTACGACCGGGCTTCCGCCATAATCGACGGCCTTGCGATGAAGAGACCGCTCCCGCGGAAGGGGAAGCTGCTGCAAGCTGTACTGGAAGCAGGCCCTCTGCTGCAGACGGTTCTCCTCGCAGGGCCGCTCCCCCAGTGGCGCAATCCTCCGCCGCTGCAACAATTTCAAGTTCCCCCGGTGGCTGCTGTCAGACTTCACAACGCGTCGCTGTTCGACGAAAAGATCGTACCCGATCAGATCAACTCTGCGGTGCTGAACATATCAGGTGGCACAGGCTCGTTCACGACGAAGAGGACGATGGCCTCCCCATGCATGGGAAGCTACGACACCTGGAATGTGAAGAGGCAAAAGACTCAATGTACGTGA